The Chamaesiphon minutus PCC 6605 DNA window GTTTCCAAAAAAGTGAGTTACCACCTTTTATATCCCCGACTTATTCAAGAAATCGGGGATATTTATTTGGTTACATATTAGATTTATCTGTGATTTTAAAAACCCAATTTATTCAAGAAGTCGGGTTTTATGCATCTACTGAATCTTGAATTTATCTGCGATCCGTTGCATTGCTGTTTCGACATTTGCCCGACTATTAAATGCCGAAATGCGGAAATAACCTTCACCCGCAGCACCAAAACCAGAACCAGGAGTACCGACAACAAAGCAATTTGTCAGTAACTTATCGAAGAATTCCCAACTAGATAAACCATTTGGAGTTTTTACCCATACATATGGTGCATTAATCCCGCCAAAAACTTGCAATCCCGCAGCGGTTAGTTCTTTGCGAATAATTTGGGCGTTCTCCATGTAAAAGCTAATTAGTTCTTTGACTTGAGCTGTGCCTTCGGGTGAATAAACCGCTTCCGCACCGCGTTGAACGATGTAGGAGACACCATTGAATTTAGTTGATTGGCGGCGATTCCATAGTTTCCATAGCTCGACATCGCTACCATCGGCAGCTTTGGCGGTGAGGGTTTTGGGTACTACTGTCAGCGCGCAACGGGTACCTGTAAAGCCAGCATTTTTGGAAAAAGACCGAAACTCGATCGCGCAATCCCGCGCCCCGTCGATTTCATAGATCGAATGCGGTAAACTCGGATCGGTGATAAAAGCTTCATAAGCTGCATCGAAGAAGATAATCGAGCCATTGGCTTTGGCATAATCTACCCACGCTTGCAGATGTGCTTTGGTAGCCGTCGCACCTGTCGGATTGTTGGGGAAACAGAGATAGATCAGATCGACTTTCTGGCTAGGAATTTGAGCGGTAAAATCATTTTCAGCGGTAATCGGCAGATATACCAAACCACCATACTCGCCCTTATCATTAGCATCGCCAGTATTACCCGCCATGACATTGGTATCGACATAAACAGGATATACCGGGTCGGTGACCGCGATCGTGTTATCGTGGCCGAAGATGTCTAGAATGTTTCCACAGTCGCATTTTGAGCCATCGGAGATGAAGATTTCGTCAGCATCGATCGTACATCCTCGTGCCTGAAAATCATGCTTGGCGATCGCTTCGCGCAACCAAGCATAACCTTGTTCGGGTCCATAACCTTTAAATTTCGATCGATCTCCCATATCCTCGATCGCATTTGTCATCGCCGTGCGACAAGCCACTGGCAATGGTTCGGTGACATCACCAATTCCCAAGCGGATAATCGGCGCGTCGGGATTGGCTTGAGCGAAAGCATTGACGCGCCGCGCGATTTCGGGGAACAAGTAGCCAGCTTTGAGTTTGAGGTAGTTATTATTAATAGTTGCCATAATTTCTGTCGCGAATCGTCATTCAACAGCTTACCGCAACCAGGCGCGATCCTCGAAGCCCACGAAATTGGTTCAGAATTCGATCTTACAGAGCGATCGGCACAACATTATAAAGCAAATTGGGGTAAAACTTAGCTGTTGCTAAGCTTTATCCCTGGCGTTTTTGGCGTAGAGAGCGTTGACTTTTAACACATATCAACCATCTGATTACTTTAAAAATAGTCTAATTTTTATTAGAGCTAGCCAATTTCTTTCTCATCCGAAAAGCTGCTGTACCACCAATAATCGTCCCGATAATAGTGAAAGGCTCAGGAACTGGTGAGGCTGCAATACTATATCCACCACTATTACCGCCAGGAATATCACCAAAACTAAATGCTAATGTAGCTGTTGGTACTAACCCATCAGCATTTGAAAAGAAAGATCCCGTACTATCTATAACCCCAAAATCTACTCCACGAGTAGCCGCATTAAAGGAACCCCTGAATAGTGAGTTATTCGCAACAGTAAGATTTACACCGTTAGTGAAAGTAAAGGCTAGGTTACCACTTGTCAGTCTGTAATCAAAGGTATTGGGCGCGTTAACAGCATCAAACGCGAAAGTTGCTAAAGCAGAAGGCGTTATAGTATATGCCAAAGGAATAACAGGGAAAGATCCACTGAAAGATTCACTTGCATCAGTAACAAACGCCAACGATCCAGGGTTAAATTGGACAGCAAATGTGTCACCAGCAACAGGATTTACCCCTTCAAAGAAATTTGTCGTCCCGTCTTGAAAAACTAATTGTCCACTATTAAGTACAACTGCTTTAACGGATTCCGCAGGAATAATTGCGGCGAAACCTATAGCTAAACTGCTAGCTGCGGCAATTTTCAGCGAAGTTGAAATCCCCAGTAAGTTTGTAAACTGTTTTATTTTCATTATAAATCTCCTTTTCTTTAGTACAAATTACTCTTTACACCATTGTCTGTATCTATCCAAAATGGATGTTTAAAATGTAAAAGCTTTTCAGAAACAAAGTTCTTGTAATTCGATCGTAGCCCAACTTCTGAGGGGCTTGTAGATAGTGCCATCTATTTCAGTAAAGTGGCGTAGAAATCAGCTTGAGACTAGAGGAATTTCACAGCTAATTGAAAATATCAATAGTTAAATAATAAAAAAATTGCAATATCTAAATTTTTCAGCAAAATAGCTTAATTTAGCAGCTTGGATCGCCTTTACTAGAGCAGCAATTTTCTTAAGCAACAGTAAAATCAGTGAATACGTAGCAACGATCGATAAATATTTATGAATTGGAAGTTACTAATTTAGATACAAGATCGCAAGATCCAATCGTCGATCGGCCTCGATCCCATAGCCAGCAGAAGATCTAGCAAAACAGACAAATCTTGTATAATATAATACTCAATTGAAATTAGCTAAAAATATAAAAACGTACAAAATCGCCGACACTTCAGTGAATTTGTAGCTTCAAGATACGAGCGTGTCTTAAGATTTTGACTAGAGATCGAACCGATCTAATTTAGATCGACAATATTAGCAATAATAGTTAAATTTAGTGAGGATTTAGCCTTGACAAATCTAGATGATTGCCGGATCGAGCGAGATTCGATGGGAGAACGCCAGATCCCAGCATCTGCCTACTATGGGATTCAAACATTACGCGCGATCGAGAATTTCCCA harbors:
- a CDS encoding LL-diaminopimelate aminotransferase, translating into MATINNNYLKLKAGYLFPEIARRVNAFAQANPDAPIIRLGIGDVTEPLPVACRTAMTNAIEDMGDRSKFKGYGPEQGYAWLREAIAKHDFQARGCTIDADEIFISDGSKCDCGNILDIFGHDNTIAVTDPVYPVYVDTNVMAGNTGDANDKGEYGGLVYLPITAENDFTAQIPSQKVDLIYLCFPNNPTGATATKAHLQAWVDYAKANGSIIFFDAAYEAFITDPSLPHSIYEIDGARDCAIEFRSFSKNAGFTGTRCALTVVPKTLTAKAADGSDVELWKLWNRRQSTKFNGVSYIVQRGAEAVYSPEGTAQVKELISFYMENAQIIRKELTAAGLQVFGGINAPYVWVKTPNGLSSWEFFDKLLTNCFVVGTPGSGFGAAGEGYFRISAFNSRANVETAMQRIADKFKIQ
- a CDS encoding PEP-CTERM sorting domain-containing protein (PEP-CTERM proteins occur, often in large numbers, in the proteomes of bacteria that also encode an exosortase, a predicted intramembrane cysteine proteinase. The presence of a PEP-CTERM domain at a protein's C-terminus predicts cleavage within the sorting domain, followed by covalent anchoring to some some component of the (usually Gram-negative) cell surface. Many PEP-CTERM proteins exhibit an unusual sequence composition that includes large numbers of potential glycosylation sites. Expression of one such protein has been shown restore the ability of a bacterium to form floc, a type of biofilm.), coding for MKIKQFTNLLGISTSLKIAAASSLAIGFAAIIPAESVKAVVLNSGQLVFQDGTTNFFEGVNPVAGDTFAVQFNPGSLAFVTDASESFSGSFPVIPLAYTITPSALATFAFDAVNAPNTFDYRLTSGNLAFTFTNGVNLTVANNSLFRGSFNAATRGVDFGVIDSTGSFFSNADGLVPTATLAFSFGDIPGGNSGGYSIAASPVPEPFTIIGTIIGGTAAFRMRKKLASSNKN